The following proteins are co-located in the Cryptomeria japonica unplaced genomic scaffold, Sugi_1.0 HiC_scaffold_1096, whole genome shotgun sequence genome:
- the LOC131058035 gene encoding putative germin-like protein 2-1 encodes MANRMIYFTLGLFLLICCYSDRVMAGDPDPLQDFCVADEESNVLVNGFVCKDPMQVSANDFFFRGLGQAGNTDNDVGSNVTMANVKQIPGLNTFGISLVRIDYAVGGINPPHTHPRATEVLVLLEGQLLVGFIDTSNKFFSKTLEKGDVFVFPKALVHFQQNVGHENAVAIAGLTSQFPGVQTIANSLFAANPPLPDSVLSKAFRITQELVNYIQKKFAY; translated from the exons ATGGCTAACCGCATGATTTACTTCACGTTGGGACTTTTTCTGTTGATATGCTGTTACAGCGACAGGGTCATGGCAGGGGATCCGGATCCCTTGCAAGATTTCTGCGTTGCAGATGAGGAAAGCAACG TTTTGGTGAACGGGTTCGTTTGCAAAGACCCAATGCAAGTTTCAGCAAACGATTTCTTCTTCCGGGGACTTGGGCAGGCAGGGAACACCGACAATGATGTGGGCTCCAACGTAACGATGGCGAACGTTAAACAGATACCAGGCCTCAATACGTTTGGAATATCGTTGGTCCGCATCGACTACGCAgtgggtggaataaatcctcctcacacacacccaagagccaccgaagttcttgttttactggaaggccagcttcttgtgggtttcattgacacCAGCAACAAATTTTTCAGCAAAACTttggagaagggagatgtgtttgtgtttccaaaggcacttgttcatttccagcagaatgtggggCATGAAAATGCAGTGGCCATAGCTGGATTGACCAGCCAGTTTCCCGGAGTTCAGACAATCGCCAATTCTCTGTTTGCGGCGAATCCCCCTCTCCCCGATTCCGTTTTGAGCAAGGCCTTCCGCATCACCCAGGAACTGGTgaattacattcaaaagaaattcgcatactaa